In Lactuca sativa cultivar Salinas chromosome 5, Lsat_Salinas_v11, whole genome shotgun sequence, the DNA window tatttaatgtGTAGATCTTTATATggtaaaataatttaaaattacatattcatattttttatgGAGTAAACGATGAATTCGATTCCTTTAAACCATAGTTGTCAAAATCGCGATCctgatcgtaggatcgtacgatcctacgatcctagGTATGAAAAACGATCCGGATCGTAAAAGGATCGTATTTGGGGTAGGATCGCAGGTAAGATCGTAAGATCGTAggtaggatcggatcggatcgagatccgatccgatcctaccttcctttgattttttttttttttgcaaattaattttttttaccactTTATGCCTTTTATCCTTTACCAATCTaccatttatcattttttattgtgacttatgactaatattttgaagtttttataacttttgaatgAAAACTAAATGTTTGAAATAGTTTTCatgattaaatattataaattaaaattatattctattttgtgggatcttaggatcTCGATCCCGATCTTACGATCCCGATCTTACAAACCCAAAATCAATCCTAAATAGGATCCCGATGTTGACAACCTTGCTTTAAACTATTTCTTGTGGTGCTGCgtataataaattttttttttaaaatttctgaGTCTAAGTTTGACTCGTAAAAAAGCTGAATTTGGAGTACTCTGGTAAGTTTCCATTTTaatggttaaaaaaaaaaaaaaaaaaaaccggctATATAAAATGATATTTCGCAGCCGCAGCCCACAGGCGGTGTAGTTCCGCCTTGTTCGGAAGTGTACCTTGTTCGCCAAGGTGATATCCTGTTCAGACTTCAGCTCACAGATTTGCTAGAATCTAGATGCGCTCGACTTTCTGTCTGATATTCACATTATCTTCTTTACAACTACACCCACGCCTATTTTCTCATTTAATGGTCGCCATCTACGATCTTTTCTGCTAAGATTTCGTCTGATTGTAGTttcattctagggtttttcttccTTGCGTTCAGTCAGAAGAGTTACAGGGTTTAATTTTACTATACCATAGGAGCTGGGCGTGAAGGATGAACGGGATAAGTTTCGGCGCAGAGGTGTCGAAGCCGGAGGAGACGAGTGTGAAAGAGGATTGGTTGACAATTTTGAAGGGATTAGAACGTGAAGAAATCGAGGAGGTATTGTCCCAAACTTTTTGCGATCgttgcaaggttaatttgcatGCCCGAGTGCAATCCGTTGCTAACCGTAAGTTCGAGTTCTTCTTTGTCGAATTTCGCTTTAAAGAATTACAATTAAGTTGTTGTTGAATGCGTATTTGTACGTGGATTAATCATTCGATTTATTTAACTTTGATTGAAGAAAGCTTCAATGTCTATTGATTCGTTACAATCTGCAATTAGGGTTCCAGAGATTTCCGTTTACCCAGAGCCCCATAAAAACAACCTAATTTATGTCAATATCAACATATTTACTTCAAATCTAATATGGGTATTTCAAATACAATGCTCTTATGTTATATTAGCAGCAAATTTATGGTCGAAATCTTATCATCATGTTCTTTCTTGGTATATATCTAGCTGCTTTACTGTGCAACTATAGTAGCATTATTTGAATTATACTTATTGCTTTCCAAATCCAAAACCTTAATCAATCTTGTTACGCTTTTGTGACAAAAAAGCtcataccttttttttttttttttttttttttatcattttatacATAAATGTAACTATCTGTTCTTGTTCATATAACTTTTATCCATCCAAAAGTTGAAACACAATCTAAATTCCCACTTTATTTTGACAGGAAAACGCACAAAAAAACTATTAATATCAAGTCCAGATTCCACCATCTTAAATCCGGATAAACATGCAGAATCTTACACCACAAGTATTCAAGAATCTTCAATCAAGAGTGATTCATATAAAACTCCAGAAAACATTCACACAAGAAACCAGAAACGCTATTCTAACAAGTTCTCCCCCGCATCAGTGAACAACAAACACTCATCTTCATCATCTCAATCAAAATCTAATAAATCATTGGATGATGACTTACAGTCTGATGAGCAGAAAGAAATGGCAAGGTTTAGAAATATTGGAAGGAAGATCAACTTTGTACACTTTGAGAGGGTTTATGGGAATCATATGAATGTTCTTCAAGGCCTTGAACTCCACACTCAAGTCTTTAATCCTGAGGAGCAAAAAAAGATTGTTGAATCTGTTTACGAGTTTCAGCGTTTGGGCCAAAAGGGTCGACTTAgaggttcatatatatatattagatatatattttttctttcataaattttatatttaaaaagctaaatatatatacacacaattGGATGTAATATTTTCAGCACGAACATATACCGAACCTACAAAGTGGATGCGAGGCAAAGGGCGCATTACAATTCAATTTGGTTGTTGCTATAATTATGCAATGGTATGTAACTGtaaaatttttcttattttctacaTATGTTATGTAGTTTAGTGTTTTTATCGAGTATCGGTTATATTTTACAGGATAAAAATGGAAACCCTCCGGGAATAATTAGAGAAGAAGAAGTGGACCCTCTACCTCCAGTATTCAAACAAATGATAAAAAGAATGATTAGGTGGCATGTTCTCCCTCCAACATGTATCCCCAACAGTTGCATTGTGAATATATACGAAGAAGGCGATTGCATTCCACCACATATTGATCACCATGACTTTGTGAGACCATTTTGCACCACATCATTCTTAACCGAATGCAACATATTATTCGGTTCAAGCCTCAAGATCGTGGGTCCCGGAGAATTCATGGGCCCCGTTTCCATACCCTTACCTGTCGGGTACAAATACAATAACTGAATAACATCATAACATACCcttttttctttattattatattaaaaaacaacgatgtgatttttaaactttttcttAATCCAGATCGGTGCTGATATTGAATGGTAACAGTGCTGACGTGGCGAAACATTGCGTCCCTGCTGTTCCCGCCAAAAGGTATATAGTCGTAGCAGTGTGGGGGTTTCAGTTCCAATGTTGATTGAACTCCATTCATAACcgaatttgtattttgatttttgatttgtttttttgtttgattgattGATTGCAGGATTTCGATTACTTTTAGGAAGATGGATGAAAGTAAGATTCCATATGGATATGTAGCGGATCCTGAGCTACATGGTGTTCggcctctttctctttctctgaaGGCATCAGTATCAGCATCAACATCAGTTTTATCACAATCTGAAGAAACATCTCCGCCTTCTCCACCTTCTCGTGTTGTTTCAAAGCCCAAGGCTCCGGCTTTTGTTGGTGGAGAGAATGATTTCCCGCCTTTAGGACTAGGTCTACAAAGGTCTTCTAACAAGAATGTTTCCAAGGCttgagttttttattttttttgattttaggtAGTGTCTGTTTAAGATTATTATTTATTGTGTTCTATTTTGTTACAATAATACTTGAATAGGGTATTCTTTGTTCGATAGTATAGACTAATGGAATAATCAGGGTTATTGTGGGTGTTTACTTTGACTCGGTATACTTAATTACATATGAATATGCATGTTCTGATCATATTTTTATCAAACACCAACTACTTGATCAATTAACAACTTAATAATAAATCTTTATTGCCTGGTTTGTTTTGATTTAGACCCAAAATGTTATATTCAGAAGGGATGATTACTTAAAAAGGTAACATATTATTgggtttgtacacatttagtcctagattttttttgtccatattttcACCTTGAACTTGTGTGTAAATTAAATCCTTATTACCAGTTGATGCCGGTTATGCCGGTCCTTTTGTGTTTTATGGGATTTTAAGAAAAATGAAATTAGTTACATGGCAATTACGTGCACTTGTCCTCTTCCACCCTCATTTATGAAAAAACCTCCTTTACGAAGAACAACTGTTAATTAGGGTTCCATTCTTACCATCCGTTCTCGATCAGTACCTCATTACTCACCATTCCCTTCTCTCAAAACATCACTCTGATTCAATGGATGAAAATCAAGCTTTTCCAAGAGTTGATGTACACTATAATGGTACTTTTGTGCCTAATCCATTAGTGTATTTTGCTCCAGAAGTACTACCACTGAATGAAGATGCAAACGAGTTTGTTTTCTCTGATTTCATCAAATATGTTGAGAAGCTTATCGATTTTCAGTGCATGCATGTGTATTTCTGTATACCTGAAGCGAGATTGAGTGAGGGGCTTTAAACACCGACTACTCTGAGTTTCTTGAGGCTGCAAATGCTCACAGACATGTGGATGTGTGTATTGACCACAATAATGAACCTATATTTGAGTGGATTCAGAAATAAGAACCAGACGATGAAGAACTTGTGTATTCAGAAGATGTCGACTATGTTTTGGAAGATAGTGAGAACTATGAACATGAAGAGGATGACTCTGTTATATCAAGCAAAAGAATCTTTAAAAGAACCTACAATgataagtttttaaacaagtTATGTCCAGTAGTTGTTGTAGATGAAGATGAAAACGACAATGAACTACCAGCTGTCTACCCTAGGCATGATGCAACTCAGCAATAGAGGAAGATGAAGCCTGAACTAGGTATGAGATTCTCTTCTTCTGCTTAACTTAAGTCATCTCTCAGTAACTATGTATTATGAGAAGAATGACAATGATAGGTTGCTTGTAAAGTGTTGTAAAGGAAAAACACCACAATGTCCTTTTAGACTGTGGGCTTCCTGGATGAAAGATGAGCAAACATTTCAAATAAAGTCTCTTAGAGAAGACCATAGTTGCTCAAGGGCATTCAAACTTGGGTCAATTGTTACCTACAAGTGAATAGGGAAACAATTTACCGCTGATATACTAGAGTCCCCTAAAATGAGTCCGAGGAAGATAAAAGCCATGGTATCCAAAATGTTAGTGTTGGACAATATAGGAATGCAAAAAGATTTGCATTGAGTGAAATTGAGGGTGATTTGAAGCATCATTATTCCAAGTTGTGGGAATATGGGGCTAAAATTAAAAGGGCCAACCCAGGATCTCATGTTGAAGTGTATGTGTAGCCCCAAAGAAATTCTACTTATGGTGTGTGAAATGTTTTATGCGAGTTTTAAAGGGGTGGCTGATGGCTAGTTAGATGGGTGTAGGAAGGTTATTAGGATAGATGGATGCTTTATGAAGGGAATATGTAAAGGGGAGCTCCTCTCAGCTCAACAGTAGGCAGAGATGACAACAATAACATATACCCAATAGCTTGGGTAGTAGTGAATGTTGAGAACAAGAGTACATGGATCTAACGCCCATGTTTCAAGGCTAAGCATTGATGCGATGATGTAATAATCTAGGTTAACCGTTGTAAcctattttaaagtaataaagatgaattacttgaatattatgtgaattatttgaatattGTGCTTTATACTTGTTGataaagatataataaattaagaatgaaataaGCATCGAAAattaaatgttagataaacccaatatctatgaagaaagttgtagtggtcgtgacaaggattccagagatataaagaacgccgaaatccgagttataacaaagaagttatgacctgtcgaagtttcgcgacaaacctGACATGACACCGGGAATCATAAAATTTGAGtttacgataaaatactttttagccttaggggtctaaaggaaagttgtagagtacgtctccacttacgcatggatataaagaacattaaaaaCGTAACTCGtgtgcaaaagttatgaccttccgaagatat includes these proteins:
- the LOC111877980 gene encoding RNA demethylase ALKBH9B yields the protein MNGISFGAEVSKPEETSVKEDWLTILKGLEREEIEEVLSQTFCDRCKVNLHARVQSVANRKRTKKLLISSPDSTILNPDKHAESYTTSIQESSIKSDSYKTPENIHTRNQKRYSNKFSPASVNNKHSSSSSQSKSNKSLDDDLQSDEQKEMARFRNIGRKINFVHFERVYGNHMNVLQGLELHTQVFNPEEQKKIVESVYEFQRLGQKGRLRARTYTEPTKWMRGKGRITIQFGCCYNYAMDKNGNPPGIIREEEVDPLPPVFKQMIKRMIRWHVLPPTCIPNSCIVNIYEEGDCIPPHIDHHDFVRPFCTTSFLTECNILFGSSLKIVGPGEFMGPVSIPLPVGSVLILNGNSADVAKHCVPAVPAKRISITFRKMDESKIPYGYVADPELHGVRPLSLSLKASVSASTSVLSQSEETSPPSPPSRVVSKPKAPAFVGGENDFPPLGLGLQRSSNKNVSKA